A stretch of Helicobacter pylori DNA encodes these proteins:
- a CDS encoding LlaJI family restriction endonuclease, with amino-acid sequence MFNLKERCFTDNELNDNFVGIRSINNDLQICFPLGFDISDDKNIRVDVKKLVSILLEYNKTIVCENLLNNKNEIIRSNFPLIAYKNVIEYFLSHGYYIENKSYYENNAKGRINFSKTMKKNRPIIQTFNNKNSFVYTRFQVKKEMINENELITAINKYCVHEAFSKFGFVFSSFMPSKFNLPTDKNYCIYLLENKLNNTFNDDKKILFQSMKNILLQDDNILDKTDFKFGTYHFYVVWERMIDKAFGIKNKEVYFPKTKWNLRRSNQNPDYSLQPDSIMLFGDKIYILDAKYYKYGISGVASDLPSSTSIIKQIVYGEYAAKRETKKEIYNVFLMPFNRFNNPLKLGNILENIGFANGEWRDNLKQYENIQGILMDTKFLMQNYNKKSNDLLKLLAKNVEETKI; translated from the coding sequence ATGTTTAATTTAAAAGAGCGCTGTTTTACAGACAATGAACTGAACGACAATTTTGTAGGTATTAGAAGCATCAATAATGACTTGCAAATTTGTTTCCCACTAGGATTTGATATAAGCGATGATAAAAACATTAGAGTAGATGTAAAAAAGCTTGTTTCTATTCTTTTAGAATACAATAAAACAATTGTATGTGAAAATTTGTTAAATAATAAAAATGAGATTATAAGATCAAATTTTCCACTCATAGCGTATAAAAATGTCATAGAATATTTTTTATCGCATGGTTATTATATAGAAAATAAGAGCTATTATGAAAATAACGCAAAAGGCAGGATAAATTTTTCCAAAACGATGAAGAAAAATAGGCCCATTATTCAAACTTTTAACAATAAAAACTCTTTTGTTTATACTCGTTTTCAAGTTAAAAAGGAAATGATTAATGAAAATGAATTGATAACAGCTATAAACAAATATTGTGTGCATGAAGCGTTTTCTAAATTTGGCTTTGTGTTTAGCTCGTTTATGCCATCAAAATTTAACCTACCCACTGATAAAAATTATTGCATTTATCTGCTTGAAAACAAGCTAAACAACACCTTTAATGATGACAAGAAAATCCTTTTTCAATCTATGAAAAATATTCTTTTACAAGATGATAATATTTTGGATAAGACTGATTTTAAATTTGGAACATATCATTTTTATGTTGTTTGGGAAAGAATGATAGACAAGGCATTTGGTATAAAAAATAAAGAAGTTTATTTTCCTAAAACAAAATGGAATTTGCGACGTTCTAATCAAAACCCTGATTATTCATTGCAACCAGATAGCATCATGCTGTTTGGCGATAAAATTTACATATTAGATGCAAAATATTATAAATATGGCATAAGTGGGGTTGCAAGCGATTTGCCTAGTAGCACATCCATCATAAAACAGATTGTTTATGGCGAATATGCGGCAAAACGAGAAACAAAAAAAGAGATTTACAATGTCTTTTTAATGCCCTTTAACAGATTTAACAATCCGCTAAAATTGGGTAATATTCTTGAAAATATAGGTTTTGCAAATGGAGAGTGGAGAGACAATCTAAAGCAATATGAAAATATACAAGGAATTTTAATGGACACTAAATTTTTAATGCAAAATTATAACAAGAAATCCAATGATCTTTTAAAATTACTAGCAAAAAATGTGGAAGAAACTAAAATATGA